In the Drosophila biarmipes strain raj3 chromosome X, RU_DBia_V1.1, whole genome shotgun sequence genome, one interval contains:
- the LOC108026475 gene encoding uncharacterized protein LOC108026475 isoform X3, with the protein MRVCFFPPPFFSSRRYAGSCSFPGSPAHSSVVFSNANLTQGTVASYSCERGFELLGPARRVCDKGQWVPEGIPFCVLNVAAGKAPMQISTDGAGAPQKAIDGSTSAFFTPETCSLTKAERSPWWYVNLLEPYMVQLVRLDFGKSCCGNKPATIVVRVGNNRPDLGTNPICNRFTGLLEAGQPLFLPCNPPMPGAFVSVHLENSTPNPLSICEAFVYTDQALPIERCPTFRDQPPGALASYNGKCYIFYNRQPLNFLDSLSFCRSRGGTLISESNPALQGFISWELWRRHRSDVSSQYWMGAVRDGSDRSSWKWVNGDELTVSFWSHPGGDEDCARFDGSKGWLWSDTNCNTLLNFICQHQPKTCGRPEQPPNSTMVALNGFEVGAQIKYSCDANHLLVGPATRTCLETGFYNEFPPVCKYIECGLPASIAHGSYALLNNTVGYLSLVKYSCEEGYEMIGRALLTCDFDERWNGPPPRCEIVECDTLPGNYYSTIIHAPNGTYYGSKAEISCPPGYRMEGPRVLTCLASGQWSSALPRCIKLEPSTQPTAAPTVPVPSSVATPPPFRPKVVSSTTSRTPYRPPVVSTASSGISGSSTSTVGTYPSLSPTQVEINGESESEEDINVPPVPGTVREEFPPRRTVRPVLIPKKPNSTPAALPPTTHQVPPQPPSTYAPTPPRSSRPSGAPNGGAVETTTRNTQQIIANSHPQDNEIPDSVNIQQNQSPNVNVPFAVDNPDRKETKEAKLNLGAIVALGAFGGFVFLAAVITTIVILVRRNRTTQHYRHRASPDCNTVASFDSSTSGSRNGLNRYYRQAWENLHESASKNSSHNALRRKETLDPPSMTRSRDNLRDNMQRSRENLDRCGRDNYGMRDDSEMVVSSVVSDVCLKGEKKRHHHHHHKSSSRNGDYRDRDQSSGRREHHRHSGGGGGGGGGGHY; encoded by the exons ATGCCGGCAGCTGCAGCTTCCCGGGATCGCCGGCGCACAGCAGCGTGGTCTTCTCCAACGCGAACCTCACCCAGGGCACGGTGGCCTCCTACAGCTGCGAGCGCGGCTTCGAGCTCCTGGGACCGGCGAGACGCGTCTGCGACAAGGGGCAGTGGGTGCCCGAGGGCATTCCGTTCTGCG TTTTGAATGTTGCCGCTGGCAAGGCGCCCATGCAGATTTCCACCGACGGCGCCGGTGCTCCGCAAAAGGCCATCGATGGCTCCACCTCCGCCTTCTTCACGCCGGAGACCTGCTCCCTGACGAAGGCGGAGCGCTCGCCCTGGTGGTACGTCAACCTCCTGGAACCCTACATGGTGCAGCTGGTGCGCCTGGACTTTGGCAAGTCCTGCTGCG GCAACAAGCCGGCCACGATAGTGGTGCGAGTGGGCAACAACCGGCCGGACTTGGGCACGAATCCCATCTGCAACCGCTTCACGGGTCTCCTGGAGGCGGGACAGCCGCTCTTCCTGCCCTGCAACCCACCCATGCCGGGCGCCTTCGTGAGCGTCCATCTGGAGAACAGCACCCCCAATCCGCTGTCCATCTGCGAGGCGTTCGTCTACACGGACCAGGCGCTGCCCATCGAGCGGTGTCCCACCTTCCGGGATCAGCCGCCGGGTGCGCTGGCCTCGTACAACGGCAAGTGCTACATCTTCTACAACCGCCAGCCCCTGAACTTCCTGGACTCCCTCTCCTTCTGCCGCTCCCGTGGCGGCACGCTGATCAGCGAGAGCAATCCGGCGCTGCAGGGCTTCATCAGCTGGGAGCTGTGGCGACGTCACCGCAGTGACGTCAGCTCGCAGTACTGGATGGGAGCGGTGCGCGACGGCAGCGACAGGAGCAGCTGGAAGTGGGTCAACGGCGACGAGCTGACCGTCTCCTTCTGGAGCCACCCGGGCGGCGACGAGGACTGCGCCCGGTTCGACGGCTCCAAGGGCTGGCTGTGGAGCGACACCAACTGCAACACGCTGCTGAACTTCATCTGTCAGCACCAGCCGAAGACCTGCGGACGGCCCGAGCAGCCGCCCAACTCCACGATGGTGGCCCTCAACGGCTTCGAGGTGGGCGCCCAGATCAAGTACAGCTGCGACGCCAACCACCTGCTGGTGGGCCCTGCCACCAGGACCTGCTTGGAGACGGGCTTCTACAACGAGTTCCCGCCAGTGTGCAAGT ATATCGAATGTGGTCTGCCGGCCAGCATTGCCCATGGTTCCTACGCCCTGCTGAACAACACGGTGGGCTACTTGAGCCTGGTGAAGTACTCCTGCGAGGAGGGCTACGAGATGATAGGTCGCGCCCTGCTCACCTGCGATTTCGATGAACGCTGGAACGGACCGCCGCCGCGCTGCGAGA TTGTGGAGTGCGACACACTGCCCGGCAACTACTACAGCACCATTATCCACGCGCCCAATGGCACTTACTACGGCTCCAAGGCGGAGATCAGCTGTCCGCCGGGATACCGCATGGAGGGACCGCGGGTGCTCACCTGCCTGGCCAGTGGCCAGTGGAGCAGCGCCCTGCCGCGCTGCATCAAGCTGGAGCCCTCCACGCAGCCCACTGCCGCGCCCACCGTTCCAGTGCCCTCGTCggtggccacgcccccgcccttCCGGCCCAAGGTCGTCAGCTCCACCACCAGCCGCACCCCCTACCGCCCCCCGGTGGTCTCCACGGCCAGCAGCGGCATCAGCGGCAGCTCCACCAGCACAGTGGGCACGTATCCCAGCCTCAGTCCCACGCAGGTGGAGATCAACGGCGAAT CTGAGTCCGAGGAGGACATCAATGTGCCGCCAGTGCCCGGCACCGTTCGCGAGGAGTTCCCGCCCCGCCGCACCGTCCGCCCAGTGCTCATCCCGAAGAAGCCCAACAGCACGCCGGCGGCCCtgccgcccaccacccaccaggTGCCACCCCAACCGCCGTCCACCTACGCCCCCACCCCGCCGCGCAGCTCGCGTCCAAGCGGCGCGCCCAACGGCGGCGCGGTGGAGACCACCACGCGGAACACGCAGCAGATCATCGCCAACTCGCATCCGCAGGACAACGAGATCCCCGACAGCGTCAACATCCAGCAGAACCAGTCGCCCAACGTCAACGTGCCCTTCGCCGTCGACAATCCCGACCGCAAGGAGACCAAGGAGGCCAAGCTTAATCTGGGCGCCATCGTGGCTCTGGGCGCTTTTGGTGGCTTCGTCTTCCTGGCCGCCGTCATCACCACGATCGTGATCCTCGTGCGAAG AAACCGAACCACGCAACACTATCGCCATCGCGCCTCGCCCGACTGCAACACGGTGGCCAGCTTCGACAGCTCCACCTCCGGCTCCCGCAATGGACTCAACAG GTACTACCGCCAAGCCTGGGAGAACCTGCACGAGTCCGCCTCGAAGAACAGCTCGCACAACGCCCTGCGCCGCAAGGAGACCCTCGACCCGCCGAGCATGACCCGTTCCCGTGACAATCTGCGCGACAATATGCAGCGCTCCCGCGAAAATCTTGATAG GTGCGGCAGGGACAACTACGGCATGCGGGACGACTCCGAGATGGTGGTCTCCTCGGTGGTGTCCGACGTGTGCCTGAAGGGCGAGAAGAagcgccaccaccaccaccaccacaagAGCAGCTCCCGCAACGGCGACTACCGCGACCGGGACCAGTCCTCCGGCAGGCGCGAGCACCACCGGcacagcggcggcggcggcggaggcggcggtggcggccaCTATTGA
- the LOC108026475 gene encoding uncharacterized protein LOC108026475 isoform X1: protein MHLTQPSLPLPLPLLAVALASALAFAQAQNIDAGSCSFPGSPAHSSVVFSNANLTQGTVASYSCERGFELLGPARRVCDKGQWVPEGIPFCVLNVAAGKAPMQISTDGAGAPQKAIDGSTSAFFTPETCSLTKAERSPWWYVNLLEPYMVQLVRLDFGKSCCGNKPATIVVRVGNNRPDLGTNPICNRFTGLLEAGQPLFLPCNPPMPGAFVSVHLENSTPNPLSICEAFVYTDQALPIERCPTFRDQPPGALASYNGKCYIFYNRQPLNFLDSLSFCRSRGGTLISESNPALQGFISWELWRRHRSDVSSQYWMGAVRDGSDRSSWKWVNGDELTVSFWSHPGGDEDCARFDGSKGWLWSDTNCNTLLNFICQHQPKTCGRPEQPPNSTMVALNGFEVGAQIKYSCDANHLLVGPATRTCLETGFYNEFPPVCKYIECGLPASIAHGSYALLNNTVGYLSLVKYSCEEGYEMIGRALLTCDFDERWNGPPPRCEIVECDTLPGNYYSTIIHAPNGTYYGSKAEISCPPGYRMEGPRVLTCLASGQWSSALPRCIKLEPSTQPTAAPTVPVPSSVATPPPFRPKVVSSTTSRTPYRPPVVSTASSGISGSSTSTVGTYPSLSPTQVEINGESESEEDINVPPVPGTVREEFPPRRTVRPVLIPKKPNSTPAALPPTTHQVPPQPPSTYAPTPPRSSRPSGAPNGGAVETTTRNTQQIIANSHPQDNEIPDSVNIQQNQSPNVNVPFAVDNPDRKETKEAKLNLGAIVALGAFGGFVFLAAVITTIVILVRRNRTTQHYRHRASPDCNTVASFDSSTSGSRNGLNRYYRQAWENLHESASKNSSHNALRRKETLDPPSMTRSRDNLRDNMQRSRENLDRCGRDNYGMRDDSEMVVSSVVSDVCLKGEKKRHHHHHHKSSSRNGDYRDRDQSSGRREHHRHSGGGGGGGGGGHY, encoded by the exons ATGCCGGCAGCTGCAGCTTCCCGGGATCGCCGGCGCACAGCAGCGTGGTCTTCTCCAACGCGAACCTCACCCAGGGCACGGTGGCCTCCTACAGCTGCGAGCGCGGCTTCGAGCTCCTGGGACCGGCGAGACGCGTCTGCGACAAGGGGCAGTGGGTGCCCGAGGGCATTCCGTTCTGCG TTTTGAATGTTGCCGCTGGCAAGGCGCCCATGCAGATTTCCACCGACGGCGCCGGTGCTCCGCAAAAGGCCATCGATGGCTCCACCTCCGCCTTCTTCACGCCGGAGACCTGCTCCCTGACGAAGGCGGAGCGCTCGCCCTGGTGGTACGTCAACCTCCTGGAACCCTACATGGTGCAGCTGGTGCGCCTGGACTTTGGCAAGTCCTGCTGCG GCAACAAGCCGGCCACGATAGTGGTGCGAGTGGGCAACAACCGGCCGGACTTGGGCACGAATCCCATCTGCAACCGCTTCACGGGTCTCCTGGAGGCGGGACAGCCGCTCTTCCTGCCCTGCAACCCACCCATGCCGGGCGCCTTCGTGAGCGTCCATCTGGAGAACAGCACCCCCAATCCGCTGTCCATCTGCGAGGCGTTCGTCTACACGGACCAGGCGCTGCCCATCGAGCGGTGTCCCACCTTCCGGGATCAGCCGCCGGGTGCGCTGGCCTCGTACAACGGCAAGTGCTACATCTTCTACAACCGCCAGCCCCTGAACTTCCTGGACTCCCTCTCCTTCTGCCGCTCCCGTGGCGGCACGCTGATCAGCGAGAGCAATCCGGCGCTGCAGGGCTTCATCAGCTGGGAGCTGTGGCGACGTCACCGCAGTGACGTCAGCTCGCAGTACTGGATGGGAGCGGTGCGCGACGGCAGCGACAGGAGCAGCTGGAAGTGGGTCAACGGCGACGAGCTGACCGTCTCCTTCTGGAGCCACCCGGGCGGCGACGAGGACTGCGCCCGGTTCGACGGCTCCAAGGGCTGGCTGTGGAGCGACACCAACTGCAACACGCTGCTGAACTTCATCTGTCAGCACCAGCCGAAGACCTGCGGACGGCCCGAGCAGCCGCCCAACTCCACGATGGTGGCCCTCAACGGCTTCGAGGTGGGCGCCCAGATCAAGTACAGCTGCGACGCCAACCACCTGCTGGTGGGCCCTGCCACCAGGACCTGCTTGGAGACGGGCTTCTACAACGAGTTCCCGCCAGTGTGCAAGT ATATCGAATGTGGTCTGCCGGCCAGCATTGCCCATGGTTCCTACGCCCTGCTGAACAACACGGTGGGCTACTTGAGCCTGGTGAAGTACTCCTGCGAGGAGGGCTACGAGATGATAGGTCGCGCCCTGCTCACCTGCGATTTCGATGAACGCTGGAACGGACCGCCGCCGCGCTGCGAGA TTGTGGAGTGCGACACACTGCCCGGCAACTACTACAGCACCATTATCCACGCGCCCAATGGCACTTACTACGGCTCCAAGGCGGAGATCAGCTGTCCGCCGGGATACCGCATGGAGGGACCGCGGGTGCTCACCTGCCTGGCCAGTGGCCAGTGGAGCAGCGCCCTGCCGCGCTGCATCAAGCTGGAGCCCTCCACGCAGCCCACTGCCGCGCCCACCGTTCCAGTGCCCTCGTCggtggccacgcccccgcccttCCGGCCCAAGGTCGTCAGCTCCACCACCAGCCGCACCCCCTACCGCCCCCCGGTGGTCTCCACGGCCAGCAGCGGCATCAGCGGCAGCTCCACCAGCACAGTGGGCACGTATCCCAGCCTCAGTCCCACGCAGGTGGAGATCAACGGCGAAT CTGAGTCCGAGGAGGACATCAATGTGCCGCCAGTGCCCGGCACCGTTCGCGAGGAGTTCCCGCCCCGCCGCACCGTCCGCCCAGTGCTCATCCCGAAGAAGCCCAACAGCACGCCGGCGGCCCtgccgcccaccacccaccaggTGCCACCCCAACCGCCGTCCACCTACGCCCCCACCCCGCCGCGCAGCTCGCGTCCAAGCGGCGCGCCCAACGGCGGCGCGGTGGAGACCACCACGCGGAACACGCAGCAGATCATCGCCAACTCGCATCCGCAGGACAACGAGATCCCCGACAGCGTCAACATCCAGCAGAACCAGTCGCCCAACGTCAACGTGCCCTTCGCCGTCGACAATCCCGACCGCAAGGAGACCAAGGAGGCCAAGCTTAATCTGGGCGCCATCGTGGCTCTGGGCGCTTTTGGTGGCTTCGTCTTCCTGGCCGCCGTCATCACCACGATCGTGATCCTCGTGCGAAG AAACCGAACCACGCAACACTATCGCCATCGCGCCTCGCCCGACTGCAACACGGTGGCCAGCTTCGACAGCTCCACCTCCGGCTCCCGCAATGGACTCAACAG GTACTACCGCCAAGCCTGGGAGAACCTGCACGAGTCCGCCTCGAAGAACAGCTCGCACAACGCCCTGCGCCGCAAGGAGACCCTCGACCCGCCGAGCATGACCCGTTCCCGTGACAATCTGCGCGACAATATGCAGCGCTCCCGCGAAAATCTTGATAG GTGCGGCAGGGACAACTACGGCATGCGGGACGACTCCGAGATGGTGGTCTCCTCGGTGGTGTCCGACGTGTGCCTGAAGGGCGAGAAGAagcgccaccaccaccaccaccacaagAGCAGCTCCCGCAACGGCGACTACCGCGACCGGGACCAGTCCTCCGGCAGGCGCGAGCACCACCGGcacagcggcggcggcggcggaggcggcggtggcggccaCTATTGA
- the LOC108026475 gene encoding uncharacterized protein LOC108026475 isoform X5 — protein sequence MHLTQPSLPLPLPLLAVALASALAFAQAQNIDAGSCSFPGSPAHSSVVFSNANLTQGTVASYSCERGFELLGPARRVCDKGQWVPEGIPFCVLNVAAGKAPMQISTDGAGAPQKAIDGSTSAFFTPETCSLTKAERSPWWYVNLLEPYMVQLVRLDFGKSCCGNKPATIVVRVGNNRPDLGTNPICNRFTGLLEAGQPLFLPCNPPMPGAFVSVHLENSTPNPLSICEAFVYTDQALPIERCPTFRDQPPGALASYNGKCYIFYNRQPLNFLDSLSFCRSRGGTLISESNPALQGFISWELWRRHRSDVSSQYWMGAVRDGSDRSSWKWVNGDELTVSFWSHPGGDEDCARFDGSKGWLWSDTNCNTLLNFICQHQPKTCGRPEQPPNSTMVALNGFEVGAQIKYSCDANHLLVGPATRTCLETGFYNEFPPVCKYIECGLPASIAHGSYALLNNTVGYLSLVKYSCEEGYEMIGRALLTCDFDERWNGPPPRCEIVECDTLPGNYYSTIIHAPNGTYYGSKAEISCPPGYRMEGPRVLTCLASGQWSSALPRCIKLEPSTQPTAAPTVPVPSSVATPPPFRPKVVSSTTSRTPYRPPVVSTASSGISGSSTSTVGTYPSLSPTQVEINGESESEEDINVPPVPGTVREEFPPRRTVRPVLIPKKPNSTPAALPPTTHQVPPQPPSTYAPTPPRSSRPSGAPNGGAVETTTRNTQQIIANSHPQDNEIPDSVNIQQNQSPNVNVPFAVDNPDRKETKEAKLNLGAIVALGAFGGFVFLAAVITTIVILVRSTPNSQRRHLAKHLTAYQHHHAHHHHHQQIHQIQQFHQQQQQHHHHHQKYQQQQHQKRHQPQQQQQQQSQAKKAPGIGIGIGKVAGLGFGLGFGITGSGSRPGSGTGIPRPSRLPSYATATATSATSFASTAQLTGGGGGGGGGHYGSIGSSGAGELGPAPSLWYSVLALPFDDQKLGRREFSSYGRGYRARAGLFSSSHINRTTQHYRHRASPDCNTVASFDSSTSGSRNGLNRYYRQAWENLHESASKNSSHNALRRKETLDPPSMTRSRDNLRDNMQRSRENLDRCGRDNYGMRDDSEMVVSSVVSDVCLKGEKKRHHHHHHKSSSRNGDYRDRDQSSGRREHHRHSGGGGGGGGGGHY from the exons ATGCCGGCAGCTGCAGCTTCCCGGGATCGCCGGCGCACAGCAGCGTGGTCTTCTCCAACGCGAACCTCACCCAGGGCACGGTGGCCTCCTACAGCTGCGAGCGCGGCTTCGAGCTCCTGGGACCGGCGAGACGCGTCTGCGACAAGGGGCAGTGGGTGCCCGAGGGCATTCCGTTCTGCG TTTTGAATGTTGCCGCTGGCAAGGCGCCCATGCAGATTTCCACCGACGGCGCCGGTGCTCCGCAAAAGGCCATCGATGGCTCCACCTCCGCCTTCTTCACGCCGGAGACCTGCTCCCTGACGAAGGCGGAGCGCTCGCCCTGGTGGTACGTCAACCTCCTGGAACCCTACATGGTGCAGCTGGTGCGCCTGGACTTTGGCAAGTCCTGCTGCG GCAACAAGCCGGCCACGATAGTGGTGCGAGTGGGCAACAACCGGCCGGACTTGGGCACGAATCCCATCTGCAACCGCTTCACGGGTCTCCTGGAGGCGGGACAGCCGCTCTTCCTGCCCTGCAACCCACCCATGCCGGGCGCCTTCGTGAGCGTCCATCTGGAGAACAGCACCCCCAATCCGCTGTCCATCTGCGAGGCGTTCGTCTACACGGACCAGGCGCTGCCCATCGAGCGGTGTCCCACCTTCCGGGATCAGCCGCCGGGTGCGCTGGCCTCGTACAACGGCAAGTGCTACATCTTCTACAACCGCCAGCCCCTGAACTTCCTGGACTCCCTCTCCTTCTGCCGCTCCCGTGGCGGCACGCTGATCAGCGAGAGCAATCCGGCGCTGCAGGGCTTCATCAGCTGGGAGCTGTGGCGACGTCACCGCAGTGACGTCAGCTCGCAGTACTGGATGGGAGCGGTGCGCGACGGCAGCGACAGGAGCAGCTGGAAGTGGGTCAACGGCGACGAGCTGACCGTCTCCTTCTGGAGCCACCCGGGCGGCGACGAGGACTGCGCCCGGTTCGACGGCTCCAAGGGCTGGCTGTGGAGCGACACCAACTGCAACACGCTGCTGAACTTCATCTGTCAGCACCAGCCGAAGACCTGCGGACGGCCCGAGCAGCCGCCCAACTCCACGATGGTGGCCCTCAACGGCTTCGAGGTGGGCGCCCAGATCAAGTACAGCTGCGACGCCAACCACCTGCTGGTGGGCCCTGCCACCAGGACCTGCTTGGAGACGGGCTTCTACAACGAGTTCCCGCCAGTGTGCAAGT ATATCGAATGTGGTCTGCCGGCCAGCATTGCCCATGGTTCCTACGCCCTGCTGAACAACACGGTGGGCTACTTGAGCCTGGTGAAGTACTCCTGCGAGGAGGGCTACGAGATGATAGGTCGCGCCCTGCTCACCTGCGATTTCGATGAACGCTGGAACGGACCGCCGCCGCGCTGCGAGA TTGTGGAGTGCGACACACTGCCCGGCAACTACTACAGCACCATTATCCACGCGCCCAATGGCACTTACTACGGCTCCAAGGCGGAGATCAGCTGTCCGCCGGGATACCGCATGGAGGGACCGCGGGTGCTCACCTGCCTGGCCAGTGGCCAGTGGAGCAGCGCCCTGCCGCGCTGCATCAAGCTGGAGCCCTCCACGCAGCCCACTGCCGCGCCCACCGTTCCAGTGCCCTCGTCggtggccacgcccccgcccttCCGGCCCAAGGTCGTCAGCTCCACCACCAGCCGCACCCCCTACCGCCCCCCGGTGGTCTCCACGGCCAGCAGCGGCATCAGCGGCAGCTCCACCAGCACAGTGGGCACGTATCCCAGCCTCAGTCCCACGCAGGTGGAGATCAACGGCGAAT CTGAGTCCGAGGAGGACATCAATGTGCCGCCAGTGCCCGGCACCGTTCGCGAGGAGTTCCCGCCCCGCCGCACCGTCCGCCCAGTGCTCATCCCGAAGAAGCCCAACAGCACGCCGGCGGCCCtgccgcccaccacccaccaggTGCCACCCCAACCGCCGTCCACCTACGCCCCCACCCCGCCGCGCAGCTCGCGTCCAAGCGGCGCGCCCAACGGCGGCGCGGTGGAGACCACCACGCGGAACACGCAGCAGATCATCGCCAACTCGCATCCGCAGGACAACGAGATCCCCGACAGCGTCAACATCCAGCAGAACCAGTCGCCCAACGTCAACGTGCCCTTCGCCGTCGACAATCCCGACCGCAAGGAGACCAAGGAGGCCAAGCTTAATCTGGGCGCCATCGTGGCTCTGGGCGCTTTTGGTGGCTTCGTCTTCCTGGCCGCCGTCATCACCACGATCGTGATCCTCGTGCGAAG CACCCCGAACAGCCAACGGCGGCACCTAGCCAAACACTTAACCGCTTACCAACATCATCATGCTCAtcatcaccaccaccagcagatCCACCAGATCCAGCAGttccaccagcagcagcagcagcaccaccaccaccaccagaagtaccagcagcagcagcaccagaaGAGGCAccagccacagcagcagcagcagcaacaatcgCAGGCGAAGAAAGCCCCGGgcatcggaatcggaatcgggaAGGTTGCGGGTCTTGGGTTCGGCCTTGGGTTCGGCATCACGGGATCGGGCTCCAGACCGGGATCCGGCACGGGCATACCGCGGCCCAGCCGACTGCCCAGCTATGCCACGGCGACGGCCACCAGTGCCACCAGCTTCGCATCCACCGCCCAACTGACCGGCGGCGGAGGTGGCGGAGGTGGCGGCCACTACGGCAGCATCGGGTCGAGCGGAGCCGGGGAGCTGGGTCCGGCCCCCTCCCTGTGGTACAGCGTCCTGGCCCTGCCCTTCGACGACCAGAAGCTGGGGCGGCGCGAGTTCAGCAGCTACGGCCGTGGCTATCGCGCCCGCGCCGGGCTCTTCAGCAGCTCCCACAT AAACCGAACCACGCAACACTATCGCCATCGCGCCTCGCCCGACTGCAACACGGTGGCCAGCTTCGACAGCTCCACCTCCGGCTCCCGCAATGGACTCAACAG GTACTACCGCCAAGCCTGGGAGAACCTGCACGAGTCCGCCTCGAAGAACAGCTCGCACAACGCCCTGCGCCGCAAGGAGACCCTCGACCCGCCGAGCATGACCCGTTCCCGTGACAATCTGCGCGACAATATGCAGCGCTCCCGCGAAAATCTTGATAG GTGCGGCAGGGACAACTACGGCATGCGGGACGACTCCGAGATGGTGGTCTCCTCGGTGGTGTCCGACGTGTGCCTGAAGGGCGAGAAGAagcgccaccaccaccaccaccacaagAGCAGCTCCCGCAACGGCGACTACCGCGACCGGGACCAGTCCTCCGGCAGGCGCGAGCACCACCGGcacagcggcggcggcggcggaggcggcggtggcggccaCTATTGA